The genomic region ATAAAAAGCAGAAGGATACAAAATAAAGTCCTGGCTATCTTAGATGCTGAGGGAGTGAATTGTTCTACTACCTCTGATATTGAGAATGCCTTCATGACTTACTATAAGAATCTGCTGGGGTCTAGTAAGTGCAAGAGCAAGGTGCATTTCCCAACTGTTAGGAGGGGCAAGACTGTTACTGATGTTCATGCTCAAAGGATGTTGAGCCCTATCACTGATGATGAAATCAAAGAGGCATTATTTTCCATACCTGCAAACAAGTCACCTGGACCAGATGGGTATACCTCTCAGTTCTTCAGGGATTCGTTTGAGGTGATAGGTGGTGATATTTGTAAAGCTGTGAGGGAGGTTTTTTCTAATGGTAAGCTTCTGAAACAACTTAATGCTACCCTTATTACTTTAATACCAAAGAAAAAGAGACCTTCAACTGTTAGTGACTTTCGAcctattgcttgttgcaatgtgTTATACAAGTGTATTACCAAACTTTTGTGCAACAAAATTGCCCCTGTCCTCCCTGAGATTATTAGTGACAATCAGAGTGCCTTTATTAAGGGGAGAGATATAGTTGACAATATCTTAATTTGTCAGGATTTGGTGAGATTATATAATAGGAAAGCTTGTTCACCTAGGAGCCTGATGAAGGTTGACCTTAGAAAGGCCTATGATTCTATTGAATGGTCTTTCATTGAAGGTATGCTTAGAGCTCTTAGGTTCCCTTGTCAGATAATCAATTTAATCATGGAGTGTGTGACTTCCCCTACCTATACCTTATCTATTAATGGGAGCACTTTTGGGTATTTTGAAGGGAGAAGGGGCATCAGACAGGGAGACCCTATTTCCCCTCTGTTATTTGTCATCTGTATGGAATACTTCTCCAGGATCTTGGCTGTGGTTACTCAAAGACAGGAGTTTAAATTTCATCCATTGTGTAGGCCTCTAAAGCTTTGTCACTTGTGCTTTGCTGATGATCTACTTCTTTTTAGTAGAGGTGATGTGGGGTCTGTGACAGTCATACTCAGAGCCTTTGCTACGTTTTCAGCAGCATCAGGTTTGGAAATCAATAAGGATAAATCTGAGATTTATTGCAATGGAATAGCAACCACTGAGATGCAGAGTATTCTTAGAATATCTGGATTCCAGGTAGGGCACTTCCCTTTCAGGTATCTGGGTATACCaatttgctacaagagaatttcTATTGGAGATTGCTCTAAGCTGGTGGAACGTATGGTCACTACTATCAGAGGTTGGGGGGCAAGGAGGTTGAGTTATGCTGGTCGTCTTGTACTGGTTAAGTCTGTCCTTTCCCAACTGCACTCTTATTGGGCCAGGATCTTTGTTATACCTCAGGGGATAATTCAGAAAATCATCAGTATTTGCAGGAACTATCTTTGGggaggggatgatatctatactAAAGCTCCCCCTGTGTCCTGGGGAAGTGTTTGTAGAGATAAAGCTGCTGGTGGTCTAGGCATTGTTAACAGTCAGGTCTGGAATGTGGCTATGATTGCTAAATATACGTGGTGGCTAGCCTGTAAGGCTGACCATTTATGGATAAAATGGGTTAGTCATCTGTATATCAAGCAACATGACTGGTTTAGTTATCAAGCTACTACTAATTCAAGTTGGACTTGGAGGCAAATTTGCAAGGTCAAGGATCAGATAAAAGGAGGGTATGTGAATGGAATCTGGGGTTCTAATAATGGGAGGTACACTACTGCTGAAGGTTACCATTGGCTCATGGGAGATTCTGAGAAGGCTCTTTGGTACCCTGTGGTCTGGAACAGACTAGCTCTACCTAAGCATAACTTCATAGTCTGGTTGTATGCTAAGGAAAGACTCTTGACTAAGGATAGATTAATCAAGCATGGGTCGCTCATTGATAGCACTTGTGATATCGTAGCGCTCTCACCGAGACAAGAGATCATCTATTCTTCTTGTGTCCCTTGATATGATTGTTTGCAGGGGTGGGGGACTGGTTGGGTGTTGATATACCTGATCATGATACCTTGGAGTGGTGCAGGAGACTGAAACTGAAATCTCTTATGAAGAAGCAACTGATCATAGCTGCAGTTTTGGCTCTTTACTATCAGGTCTGGTGGTCCAGGAATAAATGTAGATTGGAAATGATGCTCCCTCATCCGCAGACTGTCATAGGGCAAATCAAACAGTTCATTTGTTCTGTGGGTAATAGGAGGTTATGGTCTGTTAAGCATAGAGTTGATCATGTATGGTGTACTAAAGTTGGTATCAGTGTGTCGTAGTGAGTAAGAGCCATTTGACATCCCCCTGATGTGAATGTGCAATGTTGTAAGTCCCTGGTGATGTACTTCATTTTCTAAATATCTAATATAAGAAAttaacatttcaccaaaaaaaaaaaaaattctagctATACAATTAATATGCATGTGAAATTAGGATTCTAGCTATACAATTAATATGCATGTGAAATTAGCACTATATATACAATAGTTTTACAAATGTTGTTTTTGTGTGTAGATTTAGCCGTGATAGAGGATATCAAGAAAGAGGTTGCATTGACGTATTTAGCAATGAAACATTATGATTGATGAGACATAAAGAAGGTATTAAAGTACGACTTCTTGGAGGGAGGGAGTACATTACATTAATTTTAAATGTTTATAAAATTGTTACATGTCATTTTTTATCTAGCGTGTATCATTCCAGTTTATATACAAATACTGAAGGTAGTAGTTCATGGAAAGAAGCCGAAACAGGGATCAAGTCGATATGGTATGGTCGTAAACAACAAGTTATATTGGATTATTTCGAGTTAGTCGTGATTACAAGATTGTGAAGATCGTGTTTTGATAATAACGAAATTCGACAAGGCTCTCTATCATTTATGTCTATATAGTACACGTAGTAATTCGTGGTTACAACTTAAACATCGTGCTAGGAGTGTTTGACGAGATTGTCTAATGTAATCGGACTATATCTCAGAAGAACCAACCCTGTCTGTCGTAGTTTGTCGCGGATGTCGGTATCTCTTTTTAGTTGAATCGTGCTATCAATTACTCGTATACTCTATATTAATTGCGTCTTCTTTGTTTCTTAGaagtaataatataataagaTTAGGAATCTGAAATAAGGTATTTGATCGGATTTAGTTTCCTATTTACGGGGAAGATAGTCTACCTTACACTATAAATAAATGAGTAGTTATTCCTAGTTAATGTATTCATATTTACACAATTACACACATCAATAATATCGATTATGAGAATCTTCCCTCTTATTATAAACCTCATATATTTTATCAGTTATTCATATCGTGTTTATTTCCGGTGGTACATTTCGTGTACGATTTTGACTAAGAAGCGGACACTTGAGACACTTGTTCGCGGACAGTGGCAATTCGAGTACTGCTGGAAAACAATTGGTTCATCGTAGTAATGCATCTTGTGACAGAAAACAATTGCTTCACCGTTCCTCTTTTTTTACTACTCCTTTTAAGATTATTTCATGAATGAACTAAAATTTAACATATTAATTTTAATGGAAGTGATGGCATCTCTCGTACAAAATAACTTTAATTTTCTTGTCCTATAATATATATATACTTTcttcgtctcaatcatttatttaacctttttattctctctaagtttaaattttaaaatCCAAGATAAACAAACGATTGAAAATGAGGAGTTTCATAATAGCACAACTTTGTATTATTGACTCGGTGGGATGTACCGACCTTTCCCTTGACCCCCTTCTTGAACTCTTTGTAGTCTCTTGACTTGCCTTTAATTTAATGTTCCCTTTTtccaaaaaataaataaagtgttgGTGACTTGGTGCTGACAAAGTCGTATCATGTATTAAAGACTTGGATATTTCTGGAACACAAATTCTTGTATAAGACAGATTTATACATATTATCTATTATAAATCTATTGTAACATCCTCGCCTAGATGTTCTCTCGACAACAATATGTAATCTCCTCGCCAACAATATTACGGGAATATTGTGAAACAAGattatctcaaaaaaaaaaaaaaaagaggaggaaATATTACACCGTATCTCTTACGAATCTTAGATTAGGAAATAGTTGAGGAGAACTTGTAGAGTTGTAGGACAAGGTAAGAGGAGAGACCTTGAGAGTATAAATAGGGATGAATAATTAACTAACTAATGAGAATACGAGAGACAATTGAGCCACAAATTCCGTAACCATGAAGAACATCAGCCTTAATTCAAACGACCAAAGCCGAAACGTAATGACTCTTCTTCCAACCGATATCATACATTATAACATATTGACCAAGATTCCGGCTAAGTCGTTGTTACGCTTCAAGTCCGTATGCAAAGATTGGTACAATCTTATTAACTCCAAAATTTTCATTAGTATTCATCAGAAGCATACCCTCGAATTCCATGGTCCCTCTGATTTTTTACTGCTAGTTCATGGTGGTAGTACTACTTTGACaagtactcctcttattagtACTTTTGAGACAACTTGGTTCTATACATATCTTGACGCTCCTAATTATACAAGTGGAATACGCACCAAGTTGGGAACATTCGAAGCTGTTGTTGGATCTTTCAATGGGTTGATTTGCTTAAAATTTAAAAGATTGGGATTTTTATTGTGTAATCCGGTTACTAGAGAGCACAGTTGGTTTATCAAGTCTCATAATTTGGGTTCGGTTCACTTATGGGATGCGGATTATGGATTTGGCTACGATGTAGTCAGTTGTGATTACAAAATTGTCATAATTGAGTTTCCAGATTATGAATTCCAGCAAGACGTGATCGTTCATGTGTATAGCACAGATAGTTATTCATGGAAAGAAGCCAAAAAAATCCCTGATTTGAGGATAAACAAATACATGTTTCCTAATCGTCATGGTAAGAGTGTAGTCGTAAACAACAAATTACATTGGATTATGTTGAAGAAGAAACGAAGTACCAAAATTAGAATTATTTTGATGTTTGATCTTCACACCGAGGAGTTCAGAGAGATATCATATCCTAATAATAGCCTTAAGAGACATGATGAAGGAGTACTTGAGTTGACGGTCTCAGGTGGACGTCTGTGCACGCTCGTGAATCATTATTCATCAAATCGCTCTAGTACTGTCTCAATGTGGGTGATGAAAGAGTATGGCCTAGTAGAATCTTGGACAAAATTGTACGAGATTGTAGGAGAACAAATTTCCACGAAGCACTTTCGGATCATTACTCACCTATCAAGGAGAAGAGACAGTGAGGAGGTCTTGCTATTAAAATACGACAACGACCAAGAACTTGTATGGTACAATCTTAAAAATAAGTCAATATCTGGAAAAGCTGTTGATTTTGGAACCCAGATATATGTTATAGATACATGGACGTGTATTCCCAGCCTTGCGCCAATTCCCGGCAATGATCCAAACAAGCATCGCACATGTATTTTCTAGATCGTAAAGTTAGGATATTACACTATGGTTTATTATGGATGCGATACTATCCTCGTTTAATTGTACTATCCTCGTTTAATCGTTCATTGATTGTAATTTATTATTATGATACGTCATACTTGTTGCTATAAGTATCTTGATGCGGTTAAAAGCATTAGTATTTTGACGTTTGATATTAACACGGAAGAGTTTGGACAAATGTAGTATCCTACTAAGCTTACAATATATCATATGCATAGGTTTCATTTGGTGGTCTCAAATGAACGTCTATACATAATCGCGACTGATACTTGATGGTCGAATGTATCAATATGGGTGATGAAAAAGTATGGCGTAGAAGAGTGTTGGACAAAGTTATACAAGTTTGTAGGAAAACAAGTTTCTCCGAAGGGAGTTAGGATAATCACTTACCGTTGATGGAGAGGTGGTGGGGAGGTCTTACTAGTAAAAGATGTAGAAAATGAAAATCAAGAACTAGTGTGGTACAATCTTGAAGATATGTCGATTAGAGAAGTTGATGTTCCCGGAAGTCGAAAATTTATCAAAAAAAGAATGGGTGTGTCTTGGTAGCCTCCTCCAATTTATGACAATGATTCAAGCAAGTGTTTCAAGTGTCTCAACTCTCACAGTAATTCATCTATGTTACGGATTAATAAGTCGTATGATACGAATTTTACTCAAATGAATCTAAAACCGCTTCCTTGTAAATTTCGTATCATCATACTAGTTATTACTGATGAAAGTCTTGGTCTATTACCTCGTCCATTCCACTAAATACTATACAGATTCCTTTCTAATTTAAACGGAGTATTgtatgtaaaaataaaaataaaaaggaaagaTGATTTGAAATTATACATGCTTTAAACTGAGGGAAAACCGTTTGGTGTGTGCAGATTACCTTGAATACTTGTTCTCGGATTCTCGGTACAAGTTGAGCTTGAGCCAATCCTAAACCGCTTCTTGTATATCTAAGGCTGAACAGCGCGATCCTAGTGTTATAAGTCGCCATTCTTTATCTAAAGAACGAAAACACACACAAGCTGATAGGCCAAATAAGATTCCATCCTGGCCTACGTGCACACGATACAGTGGCAGTTAAACATGCTAATAATAAGAGTTTCCGTAATCAAAAGACTAGTGTAGAATTCTAATGGTCTGATACGGAGCAGTTCAGGAGCCTAATATAGCTCCTAAACAGCAGCAGTCAAAACATAAATGTGCGactaaacaacaacaaaagaCTAATGGTTTGTGAATTTAGACGGTTAGGTGAGGGAGTGTGAGGGAGGTAAACGGGTGATGAAAGAATGTGGAGTAAAAGAGCATGATGTGCATATTAGGCTTAAATTTCTTAGGCAGGCCAAATTTCTGAAATTGCTGGGCTTTTAGTACATGTTACCTATTAAACGAGAGAGTGAGAGAATAATAGTGAATGCATATGTAAATCAATTCCAATTAACTTGACTGCTTTACAAGGTTCTATGCTATGCTATATATACAGTGTATGAAATCAAGTATTTACGGAAGGAGATAATTGTATTGCTACAAATGAGTAAGGCAGATTCTTTGTTGCCTTATGTGACGAGCAGAGCTAACAACTCTTTTGGTAGAGCTAACGGCTCTTTGCTAATACCCCCGCAAGTTGGACTGTGGAGGTTCGAGACACCCAACTTGGAGAGTAGGTCTTCGAAAGATGCCCGGCCGAGAGCTTTTGTAAAAATATCTGCAAGTTGTTCTTTTGTGTGTATATAGCTAGGAGCAATGACACCGTTTTGTATTTCATCGCGAATGAAGTGGCAATCTACTTCGATGTGTTAGGTACGCTCATGGAAAACGAGGTTGCGAGCTATTTAAAGAGCACTTTTATTGTCACATTGCAGGGGTTGATGATGATGTATGCCGAGTGATTGTAACAATCCTTTTAGCGATTTTAGTTCCCGGACTGTAAAAGCCATAGCGCGGTAAAACGTAGCTTGTTTCTTCGTTTTCCAAGAGATAGGAGAGGAACCCAAAAAGACGAGGTAGGCGGAAAGTGACCTGCGGCTGGTGGGACAAGTAGCATAATCGACATCACAGTATGCATTGAGGCGTAAATCACTATCCGAGCGAAGAAGTATCCCTTGGCCCGAGGAGTTTTTGAGATAGCGCACAAACGTGAGAGCCGCGGTCCAATGGTCAGTTGCTGGAGCATTCATGAATTGAGCGAGCGTATGAACTGAATAAGTCAATTCTGGCCGAGTGATTGTGAGATAGACATGGTTTCGTTCCAAGAAGTCCAGTTTCAGTTAGGATGTCTAGAGCATACTTCCTTTGAGAGAGAAAAGTCCGGATTAGTGACGAGCAATTTCGAGCCCGAGGAAATACTTGAGTGTACCAAGGTCTTTCATGTGAAAACATTTACTCATATATGCTTTGAATGTTGTAATGAATGTTGAGTTGTTGCCACAAATTACTAAATCATCCACATAAACTAAAATGTGTACCTCGGTGTCGGGTCGAGAAATAGAGAACAAAGAATGATCAAACGGGCATTGGTAGAAGCCATAGTTTTTGAGAGCGAAAGCAAGTTTAGCATACCAACATCGAGGAGCTTGACGGAGCCCGTAGAGGGACTTTCGGAGGCGGCACACTTTACCATCCGTGGATGGAAGAAATCCGGGGGGAGGTTTCATATATACCTCTTCGTGAAGATCCCCATAAAGAAAGGCATTATGTACATCCATTTGATGCAGAACCCATTGTTTGGCAGCGGCTATAGCGAGCAAAGTTCGAACGGTGACGAGCTTAACGGTGGGGGCAAAAGTTTCATTGTAATACACACCTTCGACTTGTCTATTCCCCATGACCACGAGACGGGCTTTGTAACGTTCTATCGAACCATCGGCATTATATTTAATTTTGTAGACCCATTTAGAACCGATGGTCTTTTTATTTGGTGGAAGATGTTCAAGAGTCCAAGTTTGGTTTTTATCGAGGGCATCGATCTCAAGTCTCATAGCTTCTCGCCACTCGGGTACCTGAACGGTATCTTTAAAAAAACTAGGCTCGTGGTGTTTAGTCACGGCCGACAAGAAAGTTTGATGGTTAGGTGAAATTTTCGCATAATTAAGATAGTGAGAAAGGGTATGTGCGGTACCTGAAGACGATGTTGTAGCGACGAGTGAGTGCAACGAGGGGCGAGGTTTGGTGAGAACAATGTCTTTTAAATTTGAGTTGGGGATTTTAACACGATGACCGCGACCAAAGGTTTGTGAGTCCGTGGAGTCTGTGTCTGTAGGTGGGGGTTCGCTAGGTGTGGTAGTAGTCGTGGTGGTGTTTGTCATTGTAGTAGCCGAAGAGGATGAGGGGGTCGTGTCTTGAGTTGACGTAGGTGTGGTGGATGTATGAGTTGTGATAAGAATATTGTGGTCAATTGGTGACATAGTGTCAGCTAAAAAGGATGTGGAGTCGTGGTTTAGATCATGGATGTTTAGGTTTTGGTATGGAAATTCGGTTTCGACGAAAACAACATCCCTTGAATCAAAATAAGAACCGGTGTCTAAGTCGTATAAACGCCAACCTTTTTTTCCAAATAGATAACCGATAAAGATACATTTACGGCTTCGAGACGCGAACTTATCGTGAGTACGATTTAAATTTCTAGCATAAGCAAGACAGCCGAAAATGCGAATATTTTCAAAAGGTGGAGGTTTATTAAAAAGGCATTTCATAAGGGGTTTTTTTCCATTTAGAAGGGGTGTCGGAGTACGGTTAATTAAGTAAACCGCACTTAAAACACATTCTCCCCAAAAGAATAAAGGTAAGTTTGCCTGGAAATGTAAAGCACGTGCGACATTTAAAATATGACGGTGTTTCCGTTCCACCCTACCGTTAATACTCCTCCACCAACCACCAAGTAGTATGTCTCTTGTTTACTACCTTTCAACAATCAGAATTTCCAAGTGACCAAATTTAAGATACTTTTAAAATGGTTAGCTATTCTAGAACTACAGCTACCGCATCTAAAGACTCGGAAATCATAATGCACCTAAAATGCTCCTAATATCGTATTTATTTGTTATGGGTCGAATTAGGCAAAACATCAAGCACTTGGAGTGCAACCCCAAGCGAAGACAAAATCTTCAATGCGTGCAGCCGAAAAATCCTTCTTACAATGGCAGAATAAAACACGTTCCATGCATGCAACAAAACATTGCTTGACACAAAAAGGAGTATGCCAAAAGACAAAGAAAAGGCCATAATACCAAAAAGTTAAACATGTATGAAACCAACCAAAAAATAAGAGATGCATGCATACACACAAATTCAGATAATAAAGCCCAATTAAAAAGACATCAGCAAGCATAACTGAACAATAGATCGAACAAGTAAACAGTAAAATTAAGATCACAAAAAGACTGACCTCTAAGAATACAGAGAACAGCATCCACCGATGTAAGATCCAAAAATCTGCAGGAAAGACCAAAATTATGGAAGCTCTTGAGCAGTGATGAAGAAGAAAGCAGTGGTTGAGCAGCGATGAAGACAAAGATGTGTTGAAATCACAtgaaaaataatactccctcctattcacaataaacttccctatttccttttccgtctattcacaataacttccctattttcttttttggtaagtgtttgtgtggtccaagtTTAATTGTATAGTGGGGTAGtatatttgtgtggtccaaatttaattatacggtggggtagtgtgttttcttaatttttatgccaaaatgaaatgagagGTTTATTGTGGATAAGAGGGAGtagaagaaaacaaagaaaaggaaaacaaaaagagattctccctcccatccaaactaaaggttacatttgactttttggcactatttatgattgtagagaatctttgatattattagtaatgtataagagaaaacatagtcatgcgagatcttgtttgattcatcgtcATGAATGGTATAACAATATTAagcttttttaatttttaataatgtgtaactaaagatattcacgttgcaaaacgcgcCTCGACAAGTGTAATAAAGTCAAATGTAttctttggtttggatgggaggaagTAGTAGATAAATGAAAAGGAGTAATATACCTAAGGGCAGAATAGGGATAATGGGAAAAGTTACTGTTTTGGGAACAGTAACTTGGGTTGAGGATTTTTAAAGAGTTATATTAGGATAGGATTAGGATACCTCCATTATTGTGTAGCGTCTTCATTTCTTTTTTGTTCTTTACCCTCGTTTTAGATAGGAGAAATATATTAACAAAAATAATAAAGTGGGTTGAATATACGAGGTGACCCCAAACCACCTTCAAAGCCTTGACTCCCTACACTAAATAAAAAGGACGGAGAAAGTCAGATAGCGACCAATGCTATTATTACATGAGGTGAATaagttattttttaaaaaaaattatcgttttatgacatGAGGTGAATaagttattttaaaaaaaaattatcgttttatgacttgtAACAGGAAGTTATGGTTAGTTAATGTCTTTAGCGAATAAATTTTAACGGATCATAATTACCAGCTACTAGCTTGATATCGgtgattttttttatttcaagCTGAAGATTTTGTAAAGacgatcaattttagaaaaaaaattatcGTTTTCTAAACCCGTAACTGAGAGTTACTTACGATAAaagtttttttttgaaaaaaaaggaTACATATTAGAAACCGTAAAAGTTAgaaaatctcataaataaatATGGCTCATATCTTTTATAAACCTCATCAATGATTTCAGTTGAAACGTCTCAATTAATTGTGGGAATAACTAACCAAGAAATTTGAACCAGACCTTATCCTACGTCACAAACCAATTGTAGACTCGTGTTTAATGTTATTGAGCAAATAACACATGAGTCTGAAATAACTTGACCAAAACCAACCCGAGACCAGGAGACTGCTGGCATGGTATGTGAAGATGAAAGAGCTCACTTGATAAACGTCACATGTGAGATCTCACATTGAAATTATATGAGggattaataataaataaacgaGTTTCTTCTCCCATTGTCTATTGATTTTAGAATGGAACCTCCTTATATTTATAAAGAGAATTCGTATCCTCTATGTTGGTATGGCCCGGGCCTGATATAAGTAGTAGTGCAAATGATTATGAGAAGCAAATCAGAAAAAATGGATTTGGTTAACAAAGTAGTACAAAGTTTAGAGAAACTGCCTTTTCTTCATCTAGCTCTCATTTCACTCGTAAGCTTCATAATCATATTCTACAAATGCCTAtacaacaccaccaccacaaccagaAAACCAAAATTGCCGTCGCCACGAAAGTTGCCTATCATAGGCAACCTTCACCAACTTGGCAGACTCCCACATCGCTCCTTACGATCCTTATCAGAGAGATACGGAGACCTTATGTTGCTCCACCTTGGCACCAAGCCAACTCTTGTCGTCTCATCTGCTAACGGAGCAGAGGAAATCATGAAAACCCATGACACCGTCTTTGCAAACCGGCCATACTCTAAGATCGCGTCCTTGATCGTCAAGGATGGTAAGGACATAGCATTTGGCAAGTATGGAGAGCATTGGAGGAAGATTAAGAGTATTTGTGTGTTGCATATGCTAAGCAACAAAAAAGTGCGTTCATTTAGAAAAATCAGGGAAGAAGAAGTTGAGGTCATGATTGAAAACGTCAAGAAATCGACACCTAATCGTAATGCCCCTCTAAATTTGTCCGATAGTTTCATAAAAATGTCGAGTGATGTGGTGTTAAGGGTGTCATTTGGTAAAAAATATGGTGAAGAGAATAATGTTGGAGTGCTTTTCAGTAAATTTATTGAGGTACTTGGTTCATTTAGTATTGGAATTTTCATACCTTGGTTGAGTTGGGTTGATGAATTTAGCGGCGTCTTATTTAAAGCCAGGAAAGTTGCCAGATCCTTGAATTCCTTCTTCGAAAACAGAATTGTCGAGCGTATACATGGCTTTGATTATGATGTTATTAACCAAGGAGATAATAAAACTCAGGACTTTGTCGACGTCTTACTTGAAATTCAAAGTTGTGATTCATCCATTGATATTGAGACGGTCAAAGCCGTTCTTATGGTACTAATTAACTTACAGTATATCTTTCACTTTGGTTTCCTTAGCATTTAACAATTCTGCTTCTATAGTTTTAGTTTTAATTTTGAGTTGATATGACCTGTGCAGAATATGGTTGCAGCAGGAATAGAGACAACTGCAACTGTGTTAGAATGGACAATGTCGGAGTTGCTTATGGACCCGTTAGTCATGAAAAGGCTGCAAGAAGAAGTGAGGGGATTTCTAAGAGATAAAACTGTAATCGACGAGGATGATTTGAAGGACATGATGTATTTAAAGGCAGTAATCAAGGAGTCACTAAGGCTACATCCTCCACTTCCCTTTCTACTATTTAGAGAAGCTTCTCAAGATCATGTACGAGTCCAAAACTATGACATTCGTGCTGGAACACTAGTTATCATTAACGCATGGGCCATACAACGACACCCAAGCTATTGGGAAGAACCAGAGGAGTTCAGACCAGAGAGATTTCTCAACTACTCAGGGCATGACTTTGAATTCATTCCGTTTGGAGCCGGAAGACGAGGCTGCCCTGGGATTGCTTTCGCTAATGTTGAAGCTGAGCTCGCTTTAGCAAATCTTGTTGGTCAATTCAATTGGGAGTTGCCTAATGAGGTAAATCTTGATTCTTTCATGGCTGAAAGTTTTGGCACCTCCTTGCGTAGACGAGATCCTCTCATGGCCATTCCAACTCCATTTTCGAATTATTAGATCATGAAGCAAAAAGACTGTAATTATGTTtctttcacgaaaaaaaaaaaaaataagtgaCTGATATGCGTAGTACGGTATTTGATCAATACAATATTTTTTGTGCAATACTTTCTAAGTAATTCGTAACGTTCAATTGAAAAGGCAAATACTCCATAATAAACTTTAATCCTCTCAAATTCTACCATAGAACTCCCAAATCTATCCAATTTCTTCAATTATAAATTCTTATTTTATTCAAAAACAGATATTGGACATCGAATTGTTTTAGTCGTTCCTATTATCCCAATATATGTATTGTCGGTACTTGCAACGGGTTGATTTGCATAAGATGTCCATCATTGGATGATATTTCAGGATTTGTGTTGTGTAATCCGGTTACTAGAGGGTATAGTAGGTTCATCAAGCCTCCTCCTATTTCGGATTTTGGTCATTTTCGGGTGATCTTTTGTCGGTCACTTCGGGTCGGTCCACTTTCGGGTATGAGTCATTTTGGGTCAGGTCGTTTTCGGGTTAATGGCTAAAACACTTTagtttgttttattttgattacaaaatactattttgcaaatttaactatttataaGTGATGATTGTAAGTTTGTAACAAATGAAACTCTATTTGGTGTAAATAA from Silene latifolia isolate original U9 population chromosome 3, ASM4854445v1, whole genome shotgun sequence harbors:
- the LOC141647335 gene encoding cytochrome P450 71A26-like encodes the protein MIMRSKSEKMDLVNKVVQSLEKLPFLHLALISLVSFIIIFYKCLYNTTTTTRKPKLPSPRKLPIIGNLHQLGRLPHRSLRSLSERYGDLMLLHLGTKPTLVVSSANGAEEIMKTHDTVFANRPYSKIASLIVKDGKDIAFGKYGEHWRKIKSICVLHMLSNKKVRSFRKIREEEVEVMIENVKKSTPNRNAPLNLSDSFIKMSSDVVLRVSFGKKYGEENNVGVLFSKFIEVLGSFSIGIFIPWLSWVDEFSGVLFKARKVARSLNSFFENRIVERIHGFDYDVINQGDNKTQDFVDVLLEIQSCDSSIDIETVKAVLMNMVAAGIETTATVLEWTMSELLMDPLVMKRLQEEVRGFLRDKTVIDEDDLKDMMYLKAVIKESLRLHPPLPFLLFREASQDHVRVQNYDIRAGTLVIINAWAIQRHPSYWEEPEEFRPERFLNYSGHDFEFIPFGAGRRGCPGIAFANVEAELALANLVGQFNWELPNEVNLDSFMAESFGTSLRRRDPLMAIPTPFSNY
- the LOC141648770 gene encoding F-box protein CPR1-like — translated: MTLLPTDIIHYNILTKIPAKSLLRFKSVCKDWYNLINSKIFISIHQKHTLEFHGPSDFLLLVHGGSTTLTSTPLISTFETTWFYTYLDAPNYTSGIRTKLGTFEAVVGSFNGLICLKFKRLGFLLCNPVTREHSWFIKSHNLGSVHLWDADYGFGYDVVSCDYKIVIIEFPDYEFQQDVIVHVYSTDSYSWKEAKKIPDLRINKYMFPNRHGKSVVVNNKLHWIMLKKKRSTKIRIILMFDLHTEEFREISYPNNSLKRHDEGVLELTVSGGRLCTLVNHYSSNRSSTVSMWVMKEYGLVESWTKLYEIVGEQISTKHFRIITHLSRRRDSEEVLLLKYDNDQELVWYNLKNKSISGKAVDFGTQIYVIDTWTCIPSLAPIPGNDPNKHRTCIF